The proteins below come from a single Bactrocera dorsalis isolate Fly_Bdor chromosome 5, ASM2337382v1, whole genome shotgun sequence genomic window:
- the LOC125778678 gene encoding adult-specific cuticular protein ACP-20-like produces the protein MWQRFSSVIVAVAIFDLVCAGHIPLGHATSYTSLVQHEQEPHHGRYTSPVNYVILGDKQYEHNVHEPKHYPKYAFDYGVKDSHTGDNKRHWEQRDGGLVKGGYTLLEADGTTRVVEYTADDHSGFNAIVKKIGHAHNPKVHYHKEAYGYDNHRPYPQGHSSSYVEIKQHH, from the exons ATGTGGCAACGATTTTCAAGTGTTATTGTCGCAGTTGCGATATTCGATTTGGTGTGTGCAGGACATATTCCACTAGGTCATGCCACCAGTTACACTTCTTTGGTGCAACATGAGCAAGAGCCTCACCATGGCCGTTACACGAGCCCAGTTAATTATGTGATCTTAGGAGATAAGCAATATGAACACAATGTGCACGAACCAAAACACTATCCAAAATATGCGTTCGATTATGGGGTTAAGGATTCTCACACTGGCGATAACAAGAGGCATTGGGAACAACGTGATGGCGGTCTCGTCAAAG GTGGTTACACACTACTTGAAGCTGATGGCACTACTCGTGTGGTAGAATACACAGCTGATGATCACAGTGGTTTCAATGCTATAGTGAAGAAGATCGGACACGCGCACAACCCAAAAGTACATTATCATAAGGAAGCCTACGGCTATGACAACCACAGACCATACCCTCAAGGGCATTCCAGCAGCTATGTGGAAATCAAACAACACCATTAA